The following proteins come from a genomic window of bacterium:
- a CDS encoding DUF721 domain-containing protein → MLQERGYKPIKDIVRDVLKDLDLEKRLDEATVFEKWDDIVGKEISKHAFPDKVYKNVLYIKVDNSAWMAELNTFFKAKMLSSLKKHTGLKKIKDIKFRIADFGTKEDGR, encoded by the coding sequence ATGTTGCAGGAGAGAGGATATAAACCCATAAAGGACATCGTAAGGGATGTCCTGAAAGACCTGGATCTCGAGAAGAGGCTTGACGAGGCCACGGTGTTTGAGAAATGGGATGATATTGTGGGAAAAGAAATATCAAAGCATGCTTTTCCCGACAAAGTTTATAAGAATGTTTTATATATAAAAGTTGATAATTCGGCGTGGATGGCGGAACTGAATACTTTTTTTAAAGCAAAGATGTTAAGCTCGCTGAAAAAACATACGGGTTTAAAGAAGATAAAAGATATAAAATTCAGGATTGCGGATTTTGGAACGAAAGAGGATGGAAGATAG
- the recF gene encoding DNA replication/repair protein RecF, with the protein MRLKSLELRDFRNYKSLKIDFSDDINVLWGKNAQGKTNILEAIYFLATARSFRTLERKSLISWDSDKFLLGCRISNGTEKKLRILFSQKERKVSLNSKRVSKLSDLIGILRVVIFTPEDIFLLKGNPFKRRRFLDICISQIDRKYVGVLQKFKQVLIRRNFAVRKYGNKNNSFLWDEQLAESAAFIMGKREKVIARLAEKADEYHRDITSGKERLRIEYRPSIKVKEISKKEIFIHYEKHRRKDAEKLCTTTGPHRDDIDFFINGKDVRLFGSEGQQRSAVLSLKNAEFILMKQETNETPLILADDVLPVLDRERKRAFLPSLKGNAQIFITCTDKKEIESIGAKAKIFRVFNGNVAGERI; encoded by the coding sequence ATGAGGTTAAAGTCCCTTGAACTCAGGGATTTTAGAAATTATAAGTCGCTTAAAATTGATTTTTCCGATGACATAAATGTTTTATGGGGAAAGAACGCCCAGGGCAAAACAAATATACTGGAAGCAATATATTTTCTTGCCACAGCGAGATCGTTTCGGACACTCGAAAGGAAAAGCCTGATATCCTGGGATAGCGATAAGTTTTTACTGGGATGCAGAATCTCCAACGGTACCGAAAAAAAATTAAGAATACTGTTTTCCCAAAAAGAAAGAAAAGTCAGTTTAAATTCCAAGAGGGTAAGCAAGCTCTCGGACTTGATAGGGATTTTAAGGGTGGTTATTTTTACCCCCGAGGATATTTTTCTTTTAAAGGGTAACCCTTTCAAGAGAAGAAGGTTTTTGGATATATGTATTTCTCAGATTGACAGAAAGTATGTAGGCGTTCTGCAAAAATTCAAACAGGTGCTTATAAGGCGTAATTTTGCTGTAAGGAAATACGGGAATAAGAACAACTCTTTTTTATGGGATGAGCAGCTGGCGGAAAGCGCCGCTTTTATAATGGGCAAAAGGGAAAAGGTTATAGCAAGGCTCGCGGAAAAAGCCGATGAATATCACAGAGATATAACAAGCGGGAAAGAACGGTTGCGCATCGAATACAGGCCGTCGATAAAAGTAAAAGAAATAAGTAAAAAAGAAATATTTATCCATTACGAAAAGCACAGGAGAAAAGACGCCGAGAAATTGTGTACGACGACAGGGCCGCACAGGGATGACATCGATTTTTTTATAAACGGCAAGGATGTAAGGCTGTTTGGTTCGGAAGGCCAGCAGAGAAGCGCTGTTTTATCTCTTAAAAACGCAGAGTTTATATTGATGAAACAGGAAACGAACGAGACCCCGTTGATATTGGCGGATGATGTTCTGCCTGTTCTGGACAGGGAAAGAAAAAGAGCTTTTTTGCCGTCGCTGAAGGGAAACGCGCAGATATTTATTACCTGTACCGACAAGAAAGAGATAGAGTCTATCGGCGCTAAAGCTAAAATTTTCAGGGTGTTTAACGGAAATGTTGCAGGAGAGAGGATATAA